A window of Theileria parva strain Muguga chromosome 4 map unlocalized ctg_529, whole genome shotgun sequence genomic DNA:
AAAGGGCTAATGAGCTTTGTCAAATTTGGATGCTTTTGTTTAAGTACTTCTTTCCGAAGTTTGTCGATAGTTTTGAACGAGTATGTGATAGCCCATTTTGTGTTGGATGGTTTATTACACTTGGTTTTTACAGGTTTGGGTGTGCATATATTTCATTAGCCTACACATTTCTGCTCTTTATATCAAATTCTGAACCACTTTCAGCGTTTATTTTTCGAGAGCTAGGCTATGTTGCAACCAGAGGTTACATTAACTTCCTTCTAAAAAATGCAGTTTCTGTCGACTTTTCTAACTCTGTAATTTTCAATAACTACTCCACCTCTAACCTTATTATTAGTACTGTTTTAAACTCTAATAAGATCCATTTGGAGCCCGAAGAGTTCATTAATGTTTCAAGGAATCTTTACGACTCAATAGGAGAACGAGAAATTGAATTGTCAGAATTCCCACTcttatacatttttaacgCAGCGAATATAttatcatcttcatcaCCTAATCCAATTACAATTGACCCGTCACGCCCATTTGTTGAAGTTGTGCACTCTGATGTGTTTGGATTATCAAACCAGAACTATTACATGTTTGACGCGCAAGTTAATCCGACGCAATACTACTATGATTACTCTTCAACTAGGAAGGATTCtattgataataaatatgttcctataaaaaataagatTAGACATACAAGAACTACAAGGCTACATCGGAGGATTAGTTTTATCTTATTCACGAAAATTAGTGAGGTTGTAAATTATGAGCTTTTGTATTGTTATCTTGAATCACTTTCAAGGATGTCAAACCTTTACCACCATAATTCTGTTTCCAAAATTACCCAAAATCAGAAGATAAAGCGTAACGAGTTTGAAATCGGTTCAATCCTAAACCCAAGCCTAGTTTATAACATAATTGATTCTAGAAGCCATTACCTGACTACAGGAATCCCGTTATCAAAAATATTTGGTGAATATAGAACTAATTTCATGACTAAAGTTAGTGTTGATGATGAGGCTGAGAGTTCATTTTTGGACACCAACTTTACAGTTTGGATAGTTTTGACAGATGAAGGCTACGAAGCAACTGAGGATCAATATTCTTTGCAGTCTCTAAGGAATGGTGTTGAAATTATGGATAATCTGGTTAGAAACTCAATCACGTGCGTAAGTATTCTGAGTGGTGGGTATAAAGGACTACTCAAGGCTCTTAATTCTCCGATACCTCCGATTCCATCATTACTTTCGAGATTAAGCGTTAGGATGTTATTACCATGGGATACTCAGAGTGGTCCAATGCTTGGTCCATCTAAAACTGGTGGCTTAAAACCAACATCCCCATCTATGTCAGCAGCTAAAAATCTCTATAATCTCGCAAGTTCTGTTGTTAGTTCAGCTATTGACATAGAAAACAGGATAGTTCAGGGCATTTCGGAAGTCAAGTTATTCAATAGGTTTAAGCATTCAAGACCAAGTTTTCCAGAATATGAATCTCACACTATTACCAAGCAGTTCCAAGACATACAAATATCTAAATCGCCTTCAAACACACATTATGGAGATATTCTAAGTATTTATAATCGCACAAGCATTGTTAACCAGTTGATTTCATGTTGTTTATATTCCATAAAGTTGATTACACCTAATGGATTATCTGTAACAATAAGGTCAAATGGCACACTAAAGCTAAATGGAACTATCATTCACCCATTAAGGTATTCAAATGCagtatttgataaaaacaTAAACACATTGATTTCAATCTCTACCTTTCTAACTGTAAACTGCGTAGATAAGTTTATGGACACTGAATCACTTTCCTATGATTCATACAAGTCTAACAGTAGTCTTTCCCCATTATTGAAGACTACAAGAGAGAAGTTTCTGAGTAAATTCATGGTTTTATTCACACAATCTACTGGATTTAATAGCTCTAGAAGACTATTTCACGTGAATTTATCACCtagatattttaataagttAGAGTTTACTACCAATGTGGGTGGGTTGATTTCAAACGTCAGGGTTCCAGGCATTAAGAGGTTGTGGAGAATTTACCTAGTTGACAGGCAGACATTTTTAAGTCATTTGTTGGTTCCGTCGCTTACATTTGATCTTGGAATTTTGGAGGAAGAGAATGTTGGATCTGATTCATCAATTACAGAATGTGAACGTAACAACACATTCCCCCAACATGATACTGATCTGTCTAAATCATCACCCACTCATGATTCAAATTTTCATAGGTTTCAAGATGTTAGAAACATTAAGGTGTTTTCTAGAACTAACCAGTACAAATCAGCTTCATCAATTGGCTCAAACCAGTCTTTTAATTCATCTAGGATTGAGACCCGAGTGTACGTTTCAAACAGTATCCAAATGCCCTTTAAACCTAATGCAAACGTTTTTGTATCTAGAAGCTCACTAAATCGTCGTAATAGTTCAAGGCAGAACTAATTGTAACATATTTTGtgtgtatttttaactaattttaattttgtaatataatgtatatgctatagtgtatatacacattagtAAACCCAACATACGATAcaaatgtatataatatagtaaaacACTATACATAAACAAATATacaatgtataaaataataaattgattttaaggAGTTAAATTCCTTAAAACTCTGTGAATtcttaaaaatttatagaGAGACAAAGCTGTTATGGAGAAACCTATAAGGAACCATTGTAATGCGTAGTTAAAGTGTGTGCCAGGGTCAGCATAAAAAAGTAGGTAATCACTCTTTTGTTTTCTCTGAAATTTGAATCTATAAGGTCCAGGACGATCAATGTGTGGATTAGAGTTATATTTAGAGGTTAAAATGGTATTATTTAGGAGCCTTTTGAGAAAACTGTCATTTGAAGTAGCACCACTGTCCACGTCAAGGGATGGTTTATCATCATCGAAATATGAGTCATATACACTAAGTATGTATTTTTTTGTAATATCAGGATACTTTGAAAATAACTCAGCACCTATTGACTCAGGATCCATGTATCTGTATACTTTTCTAGAGTCCTCACAAGTTAGGTTGGAAGGCCTATTGATGGACTCAGTTAAGCCTAGTTTGTAACCAGTTAGACCATGTATTAGGTTTTCTATTAGAGATAgtgttttatattttattgaaGGTATTAAATTTTCCGTAATTTCACCAGATACCAATACACCTCTCACAGTGACCCATTCTGACccaatattattatcaaataaCTCATCAGAATTAAGCCATCCCATATTAACAAGAATAGCTGAACCATCATTAAATCTAAGTGGATACAGAACATTAAATCCAAATTCCTTTCCATGCTCATGAACTAGTGATTTTCTAGGTCCAACTAAAAACTGTTGTTTAGTATCAAGGACTCCGTGTGCTTCTACAACCCTATAGAATAATCCATCAAGGCCATCGTCATGGTTTCTAGAATGATCAATAATGTCAGAAAGTGAGtttatgataattttaggTGAGTTAAGTGCTTTTTCTCTGAAAGCTATAATCTGTTCCTTCCATTTCTTTCGATTCAGCTGCCAAAATCCCAAGTAAATGCAAACTGATGTGCATAAAAGCCATGTAACAACCAAAGTTAGTGTTTCACCCTTTCTGATTCCATATTCACTGAAATAAACAGTGGATTTCACTGGAGAAGTAACTTCTTTATGAAGATCAACGAGTTTAATTACAACGCTGTTTTCTAAATCAAAGGGTCTGGTGGGAATAGGTTTAGAATCGaggaataatttaatctCCCTGGGGGTTGGCTTATAAAGCCATTGGTCCTTAGTGCACTTTATAACATCAGAATCATCAAATGTTACAATGTTTTCCTGGGTTTTCTTAACCAATTCATCtttttttttaatattttttatcttagCAGAGTATGAACGTGTGTATGAAGtggaataaataaaagGGTGGAATCTATTTTTTATAGAAGAAGCGTTTAAGGAAATTCTACTGACTAATAGTTTGTTGAAGATAACAACAGTCATGTTATCAAACAACAATGCGATATCAGGAATCCAGTTAAAATGTTTCAAAGTCAGTAAGGTCGTTTAAAATTCttcaaataattgttaatcATATGCGAAGTCTTGTGGAAAAGATCActtttctaaaaataataattaaaatgaatacTAAAATACCAAAAGATTGTTCGTAAGCCAGCGTTCAAAGTTAGGAACGGAATTCCTTGAAAGAagatttacaaatttaaataatcgattcatattaataaaaaatgaggAAAATTATTAGAAGTCGTAtggaataaataatatatctGTGAATGTtgtaaatataatgtaGTGACAGGTGTATGTGAGAATTGTTTTTAATGAGAATTTTGATCGCATTTTCCCCTctttcataatttattattttttcacattttaattcataaatttataatatattaatttaaacacgctcattattttatcctttctttttttcaattgttttaatttcaatttcaattttaattaaagaTGTTATCCCTCTAAATGTACTATAACCTTTCTGAAAATGCTTTCTGCCTCTGACAGCGGGTCTGACTCTAACTTTTCCTCCATAAATCGTTATTCTTTTGATCCATCTCGAGACTATCTTGATCGTAAGTTTTATAAGATCTTTAAATCATGAGTCTAGGATACAATTTCTCTCCAAACTCAGAAGATTCTAAATATACTGCAAACTCAAATGGAATTTcaggtattttacacacattttatGTTGTTGTGTCATCCAtctattatattattttacactacAATCTGTTCACTAtctatatttaattttaggtGAATCTTCGGAATGTCATTCAGTATCAGCAGATGACTCTGATGCGCAAGATTTGAATTCTGAAAATGAACGTCAACGAGATCCGATGGCGCAGACGACTGATCTTTTGACTACCTCATTTGATATTCCCGAATTTGACCGTGATATTTTGGAAGGAGAATGTTATTCTGAAAACCTGTTTGGAGATGGAAATCGACACACCTATAATGATAATTCACCTGTTTCTAGTTACCGAGTTACCTCTGATACCAGAGATGACTGTGAAATTGTGGATATAGTTAGGGCAAATCCCCGCGGAAACATAATTGACTTAGTTACCTTGGATGAATCAAACAGTTCAATCGAACGTCGAAATTCTCATTCAACCCCTATTCTTGTTGAAGACTCTAATACCAATGAAGCTTCAAGTTCCTCTAGTTCCAGTGGTCCTGCATCAAGTGATGATGTGACAGTTATACAAAGCTCTTCCCCAAATAGTAACCGAAGAGTGAAGCGAAAGAGTGACGACTGTATTATGGGACCGATTCGGTGGGTTGATAAGAGGCAGGCTCAATTCCCCTTCGATTACATGTCAAACCGACACATTTCAAAAGcttataaattttttgacACTGACAGTTCTTGGGATTCTAAGATCATTGAAGACTTGGAATTTTTGTTCAAATGTCCTATTTGCTACTCTACAATTACCAGATTCAGATCAGGGAAGGTCCCtaatgaaaatgataagGTTATTTATTCCACCAAGTGTGGCCACTTATTCTGCTTTGAATGCATTGAACGTGTAAAGTCACGT
This region includes:
- a CDS encoding Rab-GTPase-TBC domain protein — translated: MEMKKCRKKSKRKRSKLNLTTQKISNDINKIFKSTFNYKSDNIFYSNCDCGCSRSLKSIQSILIKNYFTNKYLWIRYSGVSLKSISELTDFSCIISSNGFNELKFDSLDLNFVKSDISRQPWVVNKKLRDLAVNSIYTFCIYNNVPYWQGLHDIASALVHLDPTPTVGELSAILEHLIKTYAPLLFLPTTDDINKRANELCQIWMLLFKYFFPKFVDSFERVCDSPFCVGWFITLGFYRFGCAYISLAYTFLLFISNSEPLSAFIFRELGYVATRGYINFLLKNAVSVDFSNSVIFNNYSTSNLIISTVLNSNKIHLEPEEFINVSRNLYDSIGEREIELSEFPLLYIFNAANILSSSSPNPITIDPSRPFVEVVHSDVFGLSNQNYYMFDAQVNPTQYYYDYSSTRKDSIDNKYVPIKNKIRHTRTTRLHRRISFILFTKISEVVNYELLYCYLESLSRMSNLYHHNSVSKITQNQKIKRNEFEIGSILNPSLVYNIIDSRSHYLTTGIPLSKIFGEYRTNFMTKVSVDDEAESSFLDTNFTVWIVLTDEGYEATEDQYSLQSLRNGVEIMDNLVRNSITCVSILSGGYKGLLKALNSPIPPIPSLLSRLSVRMLLPWDTQSGPMLGPSKTGGLKPTSPSMSAAKNLYNLASSVVSSAIDIENRIVQGISEVKLFNRFKHSRPSFPEYESHTITKQFQDIQISKSPSNTHYGDILSIYNRTSIVNQLISCCLYSIKLITPNGLSVTIRSNGTLKLNGTIIHPLRYSNAVFDKNINTLISISTFLTVNCVDKFMDTESLSYDSYKSNSSLSPLLKTTREKFLSKFMVLFTQSTGFNSSRRLFHVNLSPRYFNKLEFTTNVGGLISNVRVPGIKRLWRIYLVDRQTFLSHLLVPSLTFDLGILEEENVGSDSSITECERNNTFPQHDTDLSKSSPTHDSNFHRFQDVRNIKVFSRTNQYKSASSIGSNQSFNSSRIETRVYVSNSIQMPFKPNANVFVSRSSLNRRNSSRQN
- a CDS encoding SURF1 family protein, whose protein sequence is MTVVIFNKLLVSRISLNASSIKNRFHPFIYSTSYTRSYSAKIKNIKKKDELVKKTQENIVTFDDSDVIKCTKDQWLYKPTPREIKLFLDSKPIPTRPFDLENSVVIKLVDLHKEVTSPVKSTVYFSEYGIRKGETLTLVVTWLLCTSVCIYLGFWQLNRKKWKEQIIAFREKALNSPKIIINSLSDIIDHSRNHDDGLDGLFYRVVEAHGVLDTKQQFLVGPRKSLVHEHGKEFGFNVLYPLRFNDGSAILVNMGWLNSDELFDNNIGSEWVTVRGVLVSGEITENLIPSIKYKTLSLIENLIHGLTGYKLGLTESINRPSNLTCEDSRKVYRYMDPESIGAELFSKYPDITKKYILSVYDSYFDDDKPSLDVDSGATSNDSFLKRLLNNTILTSKYNSNPHIDRPGPYRFKFQRKQKSDYLLFYADPGTHFNYALQWFLIGFSITALSLYKFLRIHRVLRNLTP
- a CDS encoding zinc-RING finger domain protein encodes the protein MLSASDSGSDSNFSSINRYSFDPSRDYLDRYNFSPNSEDSKYTANSNGISGESSECHSVSADDSDAQDLNSENERQRDPMAQTTDLLTTSFDIPEFDRDILEGECYSENLFGDGNRHTYNDNSPVSSYRVTSDTRDDCEIVDIVRANPRGNIIDLVTLDESNSSIERRNSHSTPILVEDSNTNEASSSSSSSGPASSDDVTVIQSSSPNSNRRVKRKSDDCIMGPIRWVDKRQAQFPFDYMSNRHISKAYKFFDTDSSWDSKIIEDLEFLFKCPICYSTITRFRSGKVPNENDKVIYSTKCGHLFCFECIERVKSRRECSICRKSLRERNPCHVVFP